The Kryptolebias marmoratus isolate JLee-2015 linkage group LG1, ASM164957v2, whole genome shotgun sequence sequence cgcgcgcgtgtgtgtatgtgtgtgtgtgtgtgtgtgtggaggggggccTTGATGCTTCAACACATCTGGATGGTTTTGCTGTTTCACAATCCGACCGTGATCATATGTGTGATAAGGAAAACAGAGCCTGCAGTCAGCCGCGCCAGCCGGAACATTTCAGCAGCTATTACAGCCTGTAAGCAGCAACAgggccatcatcatcatcaccatcaccacaaccaccatcatcatcatcatcatcatcattacgGATGGCATCAGTCAGAGCTGGAAAAATATGCAGCACAGCCTAAACGCAAAGTAAACACGGCTTGGCCGGGCGGGTATCGGACGCGGGGTTTGTTAAATAAGATCGATCTAACGTGGCGTTCCGTCTCCGGGAGAGATGAACTGGAGTAAACCCGCCGCCCGTTAGTTACCTAGCAACATGGCAGCACGGTAACGACAACCCGACGGCCGCCAAACGTTCAAGAACATACCTGAAGCCGATGCGCCTCCTTCCGCGCCGACGCCTCCCAGAGATCCAAAGTTCAGCCGGCAGCCTTCCTCTCCGCccgattttttaaaatttttatttatttttttattttatgtcgcTGCTCCTCCGGCTGACGCGGACTTCCTTCAGCGTGAGGCAGCCGCCGACTCGACGATGAGCAGGAGGATGTCTGGAGACGACATCGCCGGCAGCTGAACTGAGACGGAGCGCGTCGGAAGTCGGCGACCGGTCTGGTTTCCTTTACGTCGCCGTTTGCTCGTTTGGCCCCTCGGCAGAGGGAGGGGAGCGGCTGCGGCGTGTAAAGATGACACGCAGAACCACATTTCCAGCCCCGGGAGTGAGTTACGCGGAAATCAGCCCACCGTGTTTACAAAATCCGGCCACATCGCTGCGccggggagagagagagagagagagagagagagagagagagagagcgcagCAACACGCTGGATTTCCTCAATCGTCAGAAAAGGCCAAAGTAGCTATGGAAACGTTAAAATGTCCTTGAATATCCAGGCTGCGCTCGTGCTGAGTTAGGCTCGTCTTGTGGCGGAAGCAGAATTCAACAACGGTGGGTTCAGTCCGGCCGCTGCTATCCGAATCCAGAGAAGCGGGAAGGACGATGAGAAGACAGATGAGGATCTCCGACCATCGTAACTTGTCAGTCCTCTCTCAAAGTCTGAAGCACTGCAAGACTTCAGTCCCCCCAAGCACgacaaaaacacacaccgcTGACAACCTATGAGCGCAAAACTTCCGGTaccaatttcaaaataaaagcatagcTCCTCTCTACGAAGTTCGCAAAGTGGTCGCCTCTTTCCCAAACTCTCATATTTTACTTTCACAACCAGACATGTTTAAGTCCTTGCTATAGTCACACGCAAACGTGTCGTATtgtggttaaaacaaaaagagttcgcaccattttgtctttttcttttgaaggAATGCTCGCTCAATTTCCggtgtttcttcttctgtgtgcaAACTTGACAACAAACATTCGTCCGGTCGTTTTTGTGCTTgactgccccctgctggcaaACCAGCAGAAACCGGTTGAACGAGTGGTTACGCATTTCTGCAGACactaagttaaaaaaacaatttacacaGGACTCAATGTCCTCacagagaaagataaaaaaaaacactcatattTAATATAACAAGATTTTAACAATTAACTGTTTTCATCTACCTGATAGATAGATTAAAAGAATTACAAGGTAAAATGAGAGTGGGTGTTAAAAAATTAGGttcacataattaaaaataaaagttacccACAATATTGGGTTTGACACAGGACATCAGAGACAGATTATCTTCTCTCCGACTTACTAGTTATAGTTATTGTCGGTGTGGTGAATAGGAAGCATTACTCCACAGTTCTTATGCTTCATGAGTGGGAAAAGTGGTTAGAACCTTTGTTCTAATAACTGGGTTTGAAGTCTTGGACAGACATCAATGAGCTGAGTTTATTTAATCTTAAGTCTTTCAAAGACTACATTATGAATGTCTCATTAGGCATTTGGAGCTGCTTGACAATGTTAAAGAATGCTTTGCATACACCACAAATGACACAATGGAAACACAACCCAAATGAGTTAGTGACATTCATTTAACTTGAATTGTTGAGTCTTCAGCTACAAGGGGCCAATATTAGGctaatatgtgtaaaattgcatcatatatctatatatcaaatcaaccaaaaaaaaaaaaaattggcataAAAGCAATATTTCTCAACTTCAACTTAAACATGGCTGTGTAGTTGGGGTTAGTGGCGGGAGATGCGGTGATCAGCTTTGGTTTGTATTTAACTACAAGCAAACCAACCgcaaactgttttattcatgttcaAATGCAAAAATCCATTTTTCCCATAGAAAAAACTGTATTAACTATCTTGAGTGTTTGTGCTTCactgaataaaatgtatttttttaacacaaaatttATCGAAGGGTTTTGAAAAAACCATAATTTGTCCACATGATTAAAGCTACCCAACAATTTATAAAACCACAGCTGCAACAATTACTTAAAGCTTAAccgaaatcaaatctcaaaacaataaaaaaaatcaattaaataaaGTAATAGGGTGGCAGAATATTTTTAGGAACTAAtttgcaaaatgtttatttatttttctttttacataattGTTTTGTCATTGAGGTtctttaaacagattatttggcaaaataaacattttttattaggtAACTAACTTTTGAAGTGCATTCTTGCAGTGTATTTATAGATAATGTGATATTTGAGAAAGCATTTACAGCAATCATTAATACccataaatatattaaatctcTCAGAACAATATCACAATGTTATTtgcaacaaatacaaaacaaaaaaacgctagttgtttttcttttactttgatgTATTGACAGATTTAAAACACGGGGTGACGCTGTAGAGTCTACATGGTTTCTATTGTAGCCACGAAGAAATAAATCAAGCCTGCTGATTGGACGACTGTTTCCGAAAGTCTGAGTACATAAATAAAAGCTATGTGACCGCGAGGCGGCGATACCGTGgaaggaaatgtcaaacatcgAGTATTTTTTGTACACAAATGTACTTATTTGTTGGTATTAACTCGTAATGTAATGTCACCGCTCGTCCTGTTTGCCAGCCGTGTGCTGAGTGTGTCCAGGCGGCTCGTACGGACAGCTGCTTCCGGCCTCTCTCCGCTGCTAACACCGACCCCACCGGGACTCCCCTGGGTTCTGGCTGCTGGGAAAAAGAACCTGACGGATCTCCCGGTCCTGAACGAGGATGAGCTTGAAGAGCAGTTCGTGCGAGGATCTGGACCCGGAGGCCAGGCCACCAATAAAACCAGCAACTGTGTGGTCCTCAAACACATCCCCACAGGGATTGTAGTGAAGGTAAACAGACAGTTAATCAATCACCGGAAATTTATAGTATTTAGAAACAAACTCTCATAAAGTCACAATGTTTGTCTTGCTGTCCAAAATTTCATCTGAATAGTTTGAGGACTTTGTCTTGTCTTAAAAGTCGAGTCTCACAGTAAAAGCTGGACAACCTTGTGGTTaatttttctcagtttcttttaataaaagtgaCCTATTCAATTCTGTATAATTTTATCAAAcgactgattagtggttttgaATAGATTTTTTATAATGGAGTTCTCTGTGCAggaaaaatctaataattttaattttattattatatcaGTATTATAAAAGTAGCACCATACTGATGCAGGTATCAGACTGACGGCTGAAGGTTTTCATTATGCAttaatctgctgtttgttttattaattattaattagttGTTATTGCTTTGTTAACACGACTAATCAAAGCGTTTTATCATGCCCCacacaaaagtacaaaatgaGGAAAATTGTTACAATGAAAATCAACAAATTCACACTTTTTGATTATTGAAATTAGCACAGACTTAATCatgaaatctttttgttttctcccctAATTATGCCATACATCATTTCTTCTACTAAAGACAAAGTAATCTGTGACGAAGTATTAAACTATATGTAATAGTTCATTTTTGTTATAACACTATTTTGTGTAATTACTAGAAACTAGAAATAActtcaatgtttttatatttatattttactggtgtgacattatttttgtttcacccCGTTTAAGTGTTCAGTTAATAGTACTGTGTGATTTATGACTCATGTtcccacttcttttttttctcctgtttcctcTCCAGTGCCATCAGACCAGATCTGTGGATATAAACCGGAAGCGAGCCCGAGAAATAATGCGGGAGAAGCTCGATGTTGAATATAAAGGAGAGCTCAGTGAAATTcttgtaagaaagaaagaatccGTGTTAAGGaagcaagaaaaaagaagaaaggtgaATGAACATCTGGAGAGAAAAAGACTGTTTAAAGAAACTCTGAGTGAAGAATAATGACCTGAAAATGATGCTATTGAAGGGTTTTGGGCAGTAAATAAAATGGGAAAGAAAGTACATGAAAGACCTTTTTATGCCCAGTAACCTAATAAAAACTTGTCAGTTCAATCACCCTTTTTATAGCATCATTCATACATAGTTGTGCAAACTGTGTATCTTTCTGTGCTTATGGAATATTTTCTGAAGTTGATTTATACAattgcatatttaaataaaattattctcaATCTCTTTTGTGCctaatttgtaaatatttgtgtgtctgttttcattttttacctGCATTTTAACCCAGAACATTGTGCCACATTTTGATTTGACCTGGGGTCGTTTTTTAGCAGAAGTTATACTCTTCGGTATCACTAGATGTCAGCAAAAGCCTTCAACATAGTCAGCTGTTCTTTACTCTCACTTATAGgattaaaaatacttttgctTCAGGCTATAGGTCTCAGAAGTGGCATAAAAGGGCAGTTTTACTCACCATATCTTGGTTAAAACTAATTAACTGCAATAATCTTATTATTTTTGGGTTCTAAAACAACCTCTTAAAatacttacatttttttcatttgctctGTTTATCAGTTTAATTTCTGTGATAATGGCACCTTGTTGACTAAgagttatttaattatttattgggTTTATGTAACTGAGAACTAGTTATCCTTTGCAGCATGAACTCAACTAgtattcaaatgtttttggtgAATCACGTGTCCCAAGGATTGCTGCGTGACAACCAGAGCCGCGGCCAATCAGAAAGCGGGTCTCACGCTCGCGCTCCGCCCCTGTAGAAAAACCAGCCAATGAGAAGCTTCGTACCGTTTTTAAATCCACCACGCTCTCGTAGTGGAAGTTGACGTCGTAGTAGTCTGATATTTATCgatgtaaaaattaaattaaacagactgaaaaaccCGTGAACTCTCCGGACAACATTTAAAGGACACAACTTCCTCTTCGAGCTGAATTCGACAAGCTGAAATGGCGAAAGGTTGActtattttgaagttgttgctttagttttgtgttaaaCAGGCTGCAGAAAGTTTACTCACAGCTAATGCTACTTTgcttaaatttaataaattttagtcttttttttaccagtaaAATAATAGTAATGATAAAAAGTCGACGATATATGCTTTAATGTATCATAACTTGTGGAGCAGAgcctatatttatttattttcgtGTTTTAAAGGGAAGAAAACTGcgctgaaaaacaacaagaagtcTGAGAACAGTGTTGGACAAATAGACCCCTCACAAACTgagacaaaggaaaacaaaccagcagctaaCAAGGTATGTCAGGTTTACACCTCTGTTTGCCAGCTTAGAAACAAAGatggacattttaaacatttatgtttacATTATTGTTACTATCTTTTGGTTTAATGCACATTTTCAtcttaaataaactaaaaactacattttatgcATACTAAAGACAGAAACCTAACCCCAGGTAATATTATCTCTTTGTGTCAgggttttaaataataaataaatgacaaatgaaatgaaagtaaggaggttttgttgtgtttatgagCAGGAAGTCAAGattagaaaatgtaattttacatttatttggcTGTAGTCAAGGACATAAACATACTTTTTATTGATATATGGTACAGTGCACATCTTGAGAGTcacctcatttattttaaatacataataGCAATAAtaccttttatttaatcaggttAGTCAGTTGAGAAcaaattctcttttttaataaccaaacaaaaagtaaaagatgagACTGTTGACGTCTGATGAACGACCACAGGAAGTGCGTGCTTTGTGGTTACGTACAATGTAGCTGCTGGAAGAGGACAAACATTAAGTAATGAACAGAggcaggatgttttttttataaatgaacattaatctgtgtgtttgtctgtgagaGTGAAGAGAAGACCTCCAGGTAATACGGAGTGCTGAAGGGAACAACGGTGGCAAATCGAATGACGGCATGATGAAGGGAGTCCAGTTTGTGGAGGGGGGTTCTGGAAGCGGATCTGTAAATTACATCACTGTAGTTAACGATTGGGAGGACTGTCCTTTTAACCAAAAGATGTTTTAGCAGAGCGAGTTAGTGGAGATTTGTTTCGAAAGCGAAATCCTACTCTGGGTTCAACTTTAGAGTGCAAAGTGTTTATGAGTTTCAAAGCAAAGCGGTGAGTCGAGCCAAATCCCAAGATGTTTGCACCAGTTGACAAACGGAATCTCTGAACCATCCAAGGAGAGGATTTTCTGGGGGCGGTCAGTATGACGGAGATTTAAATTTCTCTTGAAATGATCCAGACCTCTTTGATTTCATCCGTCTGTCCATTATTCAGTCTGTCACTCACACATAGTGACAATTaaaataacctaacatgcatgttcttGGTCTGAGAGGGAGCCAGAGTACCTggggagaacatacaaactgcacacagaaaagGCCTCAGCCAGGTTTTGAACCTGCAACTTTCTTGCCACGATGTGacaatctgtttttgtcctggGCCATagttcttcaggttttttttttatctcttccaATATTTTTCTTTGGACACTGGCTGcatttttagtcagttttaattcagtcattttcagtCCAATACTTCACTATTTTCAGTTTACTGAAATCTAACCTTTTGAATCATTCAGACATAAgaagctcctaaactcaagggatgaacttGTGTTCTGTCAGCTCATTGGCAAAttggcaaaaaaagaagaatctaTTTTAAAACTTATCTTTAGGACTATGTTAGTAGCAGCTTGTCACAAAGTTTGACAGATAAATTATAACGTTTTGGCATCAACAATGTGATTCTTAAAgagctgaaaacctgacacACAGTCAGTGATCAACTGAAGGACGAAGCATCTCTTAGGCTCTGTGTCAGGCccttgctgcatttttttaaaaaaaagcattttgaaataCTTTAAGAAAGCctttgcttggaaaaaaaaaagtatgaagcAACTGGGAGTGCTTTAAAACTTTCACACGGTACTGTACTGTCCAATATTAGATTCCGTCTACCAGAGATGATGCAAACATTAACCAACAGTGTTTGCAGTCCTGTtaggattttgttttcctttttttgtgactATTTCTGTCACAATTCCCTTCCTTGCAGGACCGTGTAGGTAAAGTTCAGTCAACCCTCCAGAGTTTTCGGACTCCAAGAAAGTCTAGATCTCCATTAAGTGACAATTCAAGCATGCTGATCCAGGAGGGAAAGGATTTGGACGCATCCAATCCAGACTTGTCAAAGCTGAAGCCAGGTAAGCATTAAATATGCTGACTTGAACTGACTCAGGTTCAGCATTTCTGCTACATAGAATCTTGCCACTATTTTGTTGCTGACCTCTTTTTAACCATATAGTCAGCAGATCTACAGAAACATTCAAGCAGAATGGTAGCAGTGTTCACTGACCCATCTTATGACACAATTTAACAGCAATTTTGAAAGGGTCTCACTTTCCTAATTAGGGCTAAAGCTTCCAAACAGGCTaattttttgcttctgtctcaTTTTAGACATGCCTGGCAAAATTAAATCTGACAGCTGTGAGTCGAAAGAACAGCCCACCGAAGTGTCCCGTCAGAGTAACGGGACGAGAAAGCAAGCCTCTGATCAGCCTAAGCAACAAGGATCCTCCACGCAGTCAAATGTGAAATCTGCTGCAAACGCTCAGCTTCCAGCGTCCAAACCTCAGAGTAAAACTGGTCAAAAGACCAGAGCAAAGAAGTGAGTTTACCGAGCCAGCATGTTAGAAATACTTGGCAATAAACTTGGATTTATCACAGCCAGTTGCACAATCACAATGTCTGCCTTTTCAGGAAGGAGAACAAAGCTCTTCAAAACAGAAAGGTCACCGACTATTTTCCCATCAGACGGAgcggcagaaaaacaaaaactgagctaaaGGTTTGTATGAGTTTCTTAGGAGTCTAACGAACAGTTACAGTGTAAAAGCAGTCATATCCATCCTTATGTCTCTGAATAAAACCAATTACTGTCACCAGAGTGAAGAGGACAAACTCTTTGATGATCTGATAAAAAATGGGACTGAAAAGGGAATGCAGGTATCATTTCAAGGATTTCATTTGTTGTAACAATTAATGTGTGGAGGTCACTTAGAGGCGCTGCTGAGTTGTTTGTTGCAAAGTAGGTATTTATCCAGTGATCGTCTCTTTGCCAGATGAGTTAAACGTTTCAATGTCAACAGGTCAAACACATAGAGGGAAAAGGAAGAGGAGTGTTTGCTGTTACGGGTTTCAAAAAGGGAGATTTTGTCGTCGAGTACCACGGTGACCTGCTGGACCTGACAGAGGCTAAAAGAAGAGAGGCGGAGTATTCGAAGGATCCTGAAACGGGCTGTTACATGTACTACTTCCAGTATCAATCCAAAACTTACTGGTAAGTCCCTGAGTGTCATCAGTCTGCAGTACGGGGACAAGTGTATGAAAGTGTACTCAAACCGTACGATCCACACACAGACCAAGTTTTCTTAAATGTTCCTCAGAAGTGTTTAGCATCTAACAAAATGATATCAAAGACAGTCTCATACAGGTTTGAGATTATTAAAAAGAGCAagaggtttttatcttttttcttgtgGTTAACTCACaaggttttgtcatttttcaattAATATCTCTGGctctgtcagtttatttttttatttttttggtttatttgtgtcagcattgatataaaaacagagaagcaTCTTTAATGTTGCTACCATGACATCAATCAGTTTCTCTTAtttttgcaaagaaataaaaggcttGGTGGCAAGGGAAACAAGTTTATAAATAACTGCTTAATAGCCCTGAATAAAAGTAGAACCTTTACCGTGAATAGTGACGGTGTTTTCTTTACGCCTCACAGCGTCGATGCTACGAAGGAAACGGGCCGACTCGGAAGGCTCCTAAACCACAGTAAAAGTGGAAACTGCCAGACGAGGCTCCATGCCATCGATGGGACGCCTCATCTCGTCCTGGTGGCCTCCAGAGACATCGATgcagaggaggagctgctgtaCGACTACGGCGATCGGAGCAAAGACTCGATCTCTGCGCACCCGTGGCTCAAACACTGAAACCCCGATCACATTTAACATAGACGTCTGTGGGAGCGGTACATAAAACAAAGGAACCGCCTTAAAAAAAGCTGGTTATATGAAGCATGAACTCGTTTGTTTTAAGTGAAGGTTAAAACTTCATCTGGTTTAGAGTGTTTTAGCAAAACgtgttttttattgtgcttttattttttttctaatttaattgTAGCAGATGTGTGAAAGCTtgattaggattttttttctcttcaggtaTTGCTTTACTTCTTGGTGTAATGAATTAATTCCTGGATGTTGTGAAACTACTTGAGCTGTATATTGaggaataaaacatgttaatttcTATCCCAGCTGTGATATGGTCAGCATGTAAGACCTAAACATTAGATGCTCTGGGAAAACACTTTACTTATTGATTAAGCTGGGATTGTTATGATGGCCAGTAAAAAAATATACGTACGTGGAGAAGTGGAGGGGTAAACGTCAAACATGCAACAGATATTAAAACTGATGTCATTTTGAATTATCTAACGGTGTGTGATCAATATCAAACCaatatttggttttatattgTGACATAATAGAgcaatgttaaataaaatacaaagtttaaacaaaacagcagttcatggtatttattttcattttacacattaCAGCATATGCAAACTTGATTGTAGGCATCTGTCgcttgatttttcttttttatgacacttaaaaaaatagtacccttgaaatattttttcctagaaataagtaaaaacaagtGTTATCCTGACATCCTGTGTAgatggtgctttgtttttttaaaatgtgactgaTAAAGGACCTCCTAATGTTGGTTTATGCCTTCATTTtgatttctaaaaagaaaagatatttaaaaataatctctttttgAGTGAGTGCCTTCATCATCACTGAGATAATACTTTTCCAGTTACCTTGAGCTAAATTATTTTCATACTGCAACTCCaatactaaaaacaaacttaggTTAAAATTGCCCGTACAAAATATTGTTAGAAtagccgaaaaaaaaaaaggcatgtaaaaataaaacataatcagtACAAAAGTGGTTAAATTGTGCGGACAAATCCAGTTTGCCTCCTGCGTGGTCCATTCttgtgaaaagttttttttttcctcctcattttcGCCTGAACGAAAACCTGTGAACAGAAAAAGGTCCAGAGTTGAAGCCTGTTCGGAGAACTGAGTCACTGCATATTTAGAATCCCTGACAGCAGCAGTTTGGAGGATAAACACAGTtttcagcctctttttttttttccccctccttgaCTCGCTCCTCACACAAACATCCTCGGCAGCAGCGTGACTTCATCGGGTCATCAGTCTGGCATTAGTGGACTGGAGCGGCGCTGTGAGAGCAGTCTGAACAGGCTTTCTACGTCACGTGGCAGCCGATTCAAAACGTAAAAGACATTAAACCTGCCTATTTTACCTGTGACGTTAACAACTGCAACTGTTACTTACAGTTTTCCTATGGTTGTCTTCTCGTTTATTGTGGCTGGACTGTCCTCTGTAGCTGCTGGTGGATTCAGATCCACTTCCACCAGGGCTGTCTCCGACTGAGGCAGAATCCCACTGCAGAATTAAAGTAGTCACTGAGAACATGTCATCGAACAGACTGGTTAGAGGAACATTCGAACATATTCAGTCTTCGGTTTTGACAATAACTGCTCAAACGGGTGCGTTGGATGTCAGAACTGCATTTGACGAAGCAGCGCCAGAACAAAAGTGGTAAAGTGGTAACTTATAACAAATTAAACAGATATAAGGAAAAACAACCTGTGCAGAACAGTGTGAGCACATAATACAGGTCTGTATATATTCTACAGTAGCAGTGGTTTTACACAATGACCTCTCAAATAGGTCTTATTTATAATTTCACTACAAGACAAGCTGTACAATTAATGATCAAGATTTTTAGATTCGTATTTCCATGAGTTTCTAGCTACTCATCACAATGCATTACCATACACCCATGTGCTAGTTTCATGGAAATCTTGTtcaaaactaatatttttcACGTTTATTGACGGTGGTGTTTCAGGACAGTGTGTAAGTGTTTAAGCAGACCTAATGACCCCTACTCTTGCTGCTTAAAGGAAACATTGCTTATAAACCAATTAGTAGACTCAACAATTATTACTTTCACTTGTTTACAACTACAGTCTTCATATCAGATTAACAGTTAGGGTCAAAATATAATATCAgattaatcatttttaatttaaattttacatctGGAGATCATCTGAAGAACCACCATCTTGGTGTTTGGGAGCCATTGCTATGAGTTACAGACAGGGGCTGTATTGCTTTTACTTCATAACAAGGCGCTCCTACTGTAAATAAGTAAGAGCTTATAAACACAATTGAACCAGCTTTGTTGAGGGTTTTCTTTGGGCTTCTTTACCTGCAGATTCAGGGGACTGCTGTCTTGGTGCTGTTAGACTTTAGTGCTGCTTTTAACACTTTAGATCAGCGTCATCTTATCTCTAGTGTTGGCTTCCTGTCCGTTACAGGActgatttaaagattttactgtTAGTTTTTAAAGCTCTCGTTGGTCTGGATCAATCTAATATCCAGGACCTTTTAAAACACCATTCGTCATCTACACACATTTACAATTACTTACCTTAAACATGTGGCGTGTTTTGGTGGGAAATCTGATATGTTCATTATGTTCCAGCGTGAATAAAAtacgggtttatgagatttgcaaatcactgcattctgttttgtatatattttacacGACGACCTATTTTGGAATCGAGGTTGTAGAACACTGAACTATtttggtgtgagtgagagcgtgaatgagtgtttgtctctatgtgtccctgtgatggacttgcgacctgtccggggtgtcccccgcctcccacacagtgactgctggagataggcaccagctctccatGAAATAGGAGGCgggtacagaaaatggatggatgtttcaaGGTCTAAACCTACAAATAGAGGTGATTACGCTTTTGCAGTCGCTGCTCTTGATGCTCTCTCCATAAAAGATCTGCTCAGACTTTAGACAACTTTAAAGCGGTCTCAAACACTCACTGGACTCAAGCAGAGTTTGTTTAATTGGAGCAGCTTAGAGTGCAGATAATGCATTATTGCTGCCTGGTTACCTCTTATACAGCTGAAGCTCCTCCTGGGCCACCATGAGCTGGGCCTTCAGCTGGTTCCTCTCCTGCAGGacctccttcagctcctgcaTGGTGAAGCGCGGTCTGTTGGGGTCCGTCAGGTCCACCACCAGCTGGTTGGGTCCTCCTGCTGGCTACAGGTGGCAGGCAAAGGTCTCAGACAtggccacctcctcctccaacaCACAGCTCCAACCTACAGGGAGGACGGGGCCAAAAACTCACCCTGCTCTGTCCCGAGGAGGACCCCTCCTTCACCACCCTGTCCAGCTCACTCTTCAGGTTGTCCCGCTCCAttttcagctcctccagggaCAAGTTGTATTTGTTGACCAGGGTTTCGAACATCTCCAGGACCCGGACTATCCTGAACTGCAAGTCCGACACTTCTTCCCCCGTGCTGCTGATCTTCAACAGATCCCGACCGATCACGTAGGAAATGTCATAAACATCTTCGACCGTGAGCTCGAAGGCGTCCTTCTCAAAAGCCAGAGCAGGCGACGAATCTTCACCAAACTCCATGGCGGAACCGTGTGGATccttaaaataactaaataaagtTGTTCCTTTTCCCTCCCGTGCTGATTTATTACGTTTTTAACAACGCTTTCTATCTTCTTTTGACTTCGGCTCTGGTATTTTTCTGGTCGAAGGTAACCAACTTCCAGCAGAGCGGCACTTCCTCCATCCCTCACCCTCCAATGGTGTGACTCGCAGGGCAGCAGAGGAGGGCAAAGTATCCTAGGCGACAGGTAAACGCAAAGATCGTCTGTGAGTGAAGATGCCTCATCGCACGGCTCAGACCGTTTTCACCATAGACATAAAGCAGTTTTTCCGAAAAAGGAAGCGAGCCATTTTAAACACGAGTGAAGCTCTTCTCATTCATCTGTTCCTCCCTCTGTCTATCTAGACGTCTCAAATAACTCTTGTCAAGGAGTCAGGTGAGGAAGCACGTGATTTCTTGTCTatgatttttattgtaaattttttttataatcagagtgaaatcatcttaaaaacattttcaacactaAATAACAGCCTTCTCA is a genomic window containing:
- the lg1h12orf65 gene encoding probable peptide chain release factor C12orf65 homolog, mitochondrial, with product MSPLVLFASRVLSVSRRLVRTAASGLSPLLTPTPPGLPWVLAAGKKNLTDLPVLNEDELEEQFVRGSGPGGQATNKTSNCVVLKHIPTGIVVKCHQTRSVDINRKRAREIMREKLDVEYKGELSEILVRKKESVLRKQEKRRKVNEHLERKRLFKETLSEE
- the kmt5ab gene encoding lysine methyltransferase 5Ab — its product is MAKGKKTALKNNKKSENSVGQIDPSQTETKENKPAANKDRVGKVQSTLQSFRTPRKSRSPLSDNSSMLIQEGKDLDASNPDLSKLKPDMPGKIKSDSCESKEQPTEVSRQSNGTRKQASDQPKQQGSSTQSNVKSAANAQLPASKPQSKTGQKTRAKKKENKALQNRKVTDYFPIRRSGRKTKTELKSEEDKLFDDLIKNGTEKGMQVKHIEGKGRGVFAVTGFKKGDFVVEYHGDLLDLTEAKRREAEYSKDPETGCYMYYFQYQSKTYCVDATKETGRLGRLLNHSKSGNCQTRLHAIDGTPHLVLVASRDIDAEEELLYDYGDRSKDSISAHPWLKH
- the rilpl2 gene encoding RILP-like protein 2, with amino-acid sequence MEFGEDSSPALAFEKDAFELTVEDVYDISYVIGRDLLKISSTGEEVSDLQFRIVRVLEMFETLVNKYNLSLEELKMERDNLKSELDRVVKEGSSSGQSRPAGGPNQLVVDLTDPNRPRFTMQELKEVLQERNQLKAQLMVAQEELQLYKSGILPQSETALVEVDLNPPAATEDSPATINEKTTIGKLFSFRRK